The following are from one region of the Apostichopus japonicus isolate 1M-3 chromosome 17, ASM3797524v1, whole genome shotgun sequence genome:
- the LOC139984635 gene encoding von Willebrand factor-like, which produces MGVLGGVMRSLLIAGTILLTADFIHGFYNSDHPFWYYRDDSSHYTGGKSKPVVEGHSPSTSRVSRSANNPHNIYRRQADLEVSTAMLYPHCQIWSQRNYRTFDGLTYISDGTCEVILIKIDDLFSINTINDVNCSRPETGDCTRKVKFDFLFETIDPIYLLPESEGGGAFRAGEMLTLPFYDSTLGIVIIPMNNYIVVELGHYGLSLLYDCDNYISIVALDISLIENSAQGLCGNIDGDPTNDLQHRYGETTETSSITFYTNTWIVGECIGESDMPLCTDIVSGLPLLLDPTIADRKASAEAQCDYLKDASIFGPCHSIEGLVLEEYLNACYADVCARDYEYMDGAACSSIAAYVQECSRHFGGPPGVDWRTDEICSFTCPEGLEYMACPSACNDNSCNSVLHCDIDNNMGCVEGCRCPDDQFLKDGVCTSKEECPCEHLGESIPAGGVITDDCNTCECSSGKLQCTTDICAATCTVAGDPHYRTFDNKQYNFQGECMYTLLTDCWNEWEYDTEYAIRAENAICGTRGYSCIKAVSIEYGSKTVRLGRGHAVTLDGDIISSFPHLISDIYIDVATESSSVVHLGNGVSIMWDGNTRLEIHVQPSHYNHTCGLCGTFTLNQNDDYFTAAGDTESNPQSFGNKWKYGSACQDVSITGSADSCSINTQRRALATSECSVLQSEPFTACHAKVSPATYISNCKLDVCSCKLKENCHCHMIAEYASECWRKGVAIDWRNVSSQCAIDSCEADGLRYTQCLESCQSSCAARSFSSAYLCHDVCIEGCVCPEGLIRGITGNCIQPDDCECEFEGEMFLPGESRMERCGFCTCHNGGWTCELDEDCEEATCGENQEYVACLSPCPKTCDNVNDYAGCYIDYDNCSGGCQCQGDKMLHNGKCIPISSCPCYHGGLTYQVGDSVKQTACRECTCSEDGWTCDNLEHCIGSCVAWGDPHFKTFDSRTYDFQGDCEYILTETVQGAAVAPFHIIVKSIPCGSSGVTCTKSIALTIGDPLDAETVFLVKGRDVPKTDYPFSNFRVETVGSYVFVFTSIGITLMWDKGTFLEVQIAPQYKGQVQGLCGNYDDNADNDFMTRSGGQASDDAILFSNGWKVHEYCADPPRIDDACSLNPHRRAWAYRRCNELKSDRFKNCHAKVDVAGFYDKCVYDACGCDMGGDCDCLCTAIATYAYECNKFGVPVEWRRQDVCPIQCEECERYDPCISPCDFDCALLDLGNGEGGCNYTCVEGCTCPPGQYYRDGECVQDCEVFTTTPQPTTTEISTTTEESTTSPPVTTEETTTSPPTTEETTTSPPTTEETTTSPQSTTGPPSTPETPSTIC; this is translated from the exons CCATCCCTTCTGGTATTACCGAGATGATTCCAGCCACTACACTGGCGGAA AATCTAAACCTGTGGTTGAAGGCCACAGTCCTTCAACTTCAA GAGTTTCTCGCAGTGCTAATAACCCACACAACATTTACAGGAGGCAAGCGGACTTAGAGGTTTCGACAGCTATGC TGTATCCCCATTGTCAGATCTGGTCCCAGAGAAATTATCGCACGTTTGATGGTCTGACGTATATCTCTGACGGGACATGTGAGGTCATACTGATCAAAATAGATGACCTGTTCTCTATCAATACTATTAATGATGTGAATTGTAGCAGGCCGGAAACGGGCGACTGTACCAGAAAAGTTAAATTCGATTTTCTCTTTGAGACCATCGACCCGATCTATCTTCTACCAGAGAGTGAAGGCGGAGGTGCTTTCCGAGCCGGCGAAATGCTTACTTTACCGTTCTATGATAGCACTTTGGGTATTGTGATAATACCAATGAATAATTACATCGTCGTGGAACTAGGACACTACGGACTGAGTCTGTTGTATGATTGTGACAACTATATCAGTATCGTAGCCTTGGATATCTCGTTGATAGAGAATAGCGCGCAGGGTTTATGCGGTAACATCGACGGAGACCCAACAAACGACCTCCAACACCGATATGGTGAAACTACAGAGACGAGTAGCATTACATTCTACACGAACACCTGGATAGTCGGTG AATGCATAGGCGAATCTGACATGCCATTGTGTACGGATATCGTCTCGGGCCTACCACTTTTGCTTGATCCAACTATTGCGGACCGAAAAGCCAGTGCTGAGGCACAGTGTGACTATCTTAAGGACGCTTCAATTTTTGGACCATGCCACAGTATTGAG GGTCTTGTCCTCGAAGAGTATCTGAATGCTTGTTATGCAGATGTATGTGCTAGAGACTATGAGTATATGGACGGCGCCGCTTGTAGTTCCATCGCAGCCTACGTCCAGGAATGTTCCCGACACTTTGGTGGACCTCCAGGCGTCGACTGGAGAACAGACGAGATTTGCT CGTTCACATGTCCAGAGGGATTAGAGTACATGGCATGCCCGTCCGCTTGCAACGATAACTCTTGTAACTCCGTACTGCATTGCGACATAGACAACAACATGGGCTGTGTGGAGGGCTGCAGATGTCCTGACGATCAGTTCCTCAAAGACGGCGTTTGTACCTCCAAAGAGGAATGTCCCTGCGAGCATCTCGGTGAATCCATACCAGCTGGTGGAGTCATCACAGATGACTGTAACACATG TGAATGTTCTTCTGGGAAGCTACAGTGTACAACTGATATCTGTGCAG CTACATGCACAGTTGCAGGAGATCCCCATTACAGGACCTTTGATAATAAACAGTACAACTTTCAAGGTGAATGCATGTATACCCTATTGACTGATTGTTGGAACGAGTGGGAATACGACACGGAATACGCCATCAGAGCTGAGAACGCCATCTGTGGCACCAGAGGCTACTCCTGCATCAAAGCCGTCTCCATCGAGTATGGCTCCAAGACCGTTCGATTGGGAAGAGGCCACGCTGTGACTCTGGATGGTGATATCATCTCCAGCTTCCCACATTTGATCAGCGATATATACATTGACGTTGCCACAGAATCATCTTCAGTT GTGCATCTTGGGAACGGCGTGTCCATCATGTGGGACGGTAACACCAGGCTTGAGATTCACGTTCAGCCATCCCATTATAACCACACCTGTGGTCTGTGTGGTACCTTCACATTGAACCAAAATGATGACTACTTTACTGCGGCAG GGGACACTGAGAGCAATCCACAATCGTTCGGTAATAAGTGGAAGTATGGCAGTGCCTGTCAGGATGTGTCTATCACCGGTTCTGCGGATTCCTGCAGCATCAACACGCAGAGGAGGGCCCTAGCCACCTCGGAGTGTTCGGTCCTTCAAAGTGAACCATTCACAG CTTGTCATGCCAAAGTGAGCCCAGCCACCTACATTTCAAATTGTAAATTGGATGTCTGCAGTTGTAAGCTGAAGGAGAATTGCCACTGTCACATGATAGCTGAATATGCAAGCGAATGTTGGCGGAAGGGAGTGGCGATCGACTGGCGTAACGTCTCTTCTCAGTGTG CCATCGATTCTTGCGAAGCGGACGGCTTGAGGTACACACAGTGTCTGGAATCCTGCCAGTCATCCTGCGCCGCCAGGTCCTTTTCATCCGCATACCTCTGTCACGACGTCTGCATCGAGGGTTGCGTCTGTCCGGAGGGACTGATCCGGGGTATTACCGGCAACTGTATCCAACCAGACGACTGCGAGTGTGAATTTGAAGGCGAGATGTTCTTGCCCGGAGAGAGCAGGATGGAGAGATGCGGTTTCTG CACTTGCCACAATGGCGGTTGGACCTGTGAGCTGGACGAGGACTGTGAAGAAGCAACGTGTGGTGAAAACCAAGAATATGTGGCCTGTCTGTCACCATGTCCAAAGACCTGCGATAACGTTAACGACTATGCAGGCTGTTACATCGATTACGATAACTGCTCCGGTGGATGTCAATGTCAAGGAGATAAAATGCTTCACAATGGAAAGTGCATACCCATCAGTTCATGTCCGTGCTACCACGGTGGTCTGACATACCAAGTCGGAGACTCAGTGAAACAGACTGCCTGCCGAGAATG TACATGTTCAGAAGATGGCTGGACTTGTGATAATCTGGAACATTGTATAG GTAGCTGTGTCGCTTGGGGTGACCCTCATTTCAAGACCTTTGATTCCCGAACTTACGACTTCCAAGGAGATTGCGAGTATATTCTGACGGAGACAGTACAGGGGGCTGCTGTAGCTCCATTCCACATCATCGTGAAGAGTATCCCTTGCGGTTCCAGTGGGGTAACCTGTACCAAGTCAATTGCATTGACGATAG GTGATCCATTAGACGCAGAAACTGTATTCCTTGTGAAGGGACGTGACGTTCCCAAAACCGACTATCCCTTCTCAAACTTCCGAGTGGAAACTGTGGGTTCCTATGTGTTTGTCTTTACAAGCATTGGCATCACCCTGATGTGGGATAAAGGCACATTCTTGGAGGTCCAGATCGCACCACAATACAAAGGCCAG GTGCAAGGTCTCTGCGGTAACTATGACGACAATGCCGACAACGACTTCATGACCAGGAGTGGAGGCCAAGCTTCTGACGATGCAATATTGTTCTCAAATGGATGGAAG GTACATGAGTACTGTGCAGACCCTCCCAGAATCGATGATGCCTGCAGCCTCAATCCACACAGGAGAGCTTGGGCCTACAGAAGATGTAATGAATTGAAGTCGGACAGATTTAAGAACTGTCACGCTAAAGTGGATGTTGCCGGCTTCTATGACAAATGCGTCTACGACGCCTGTGGTTGTGACATGGGAGGCGATTGTGACTGCCTCTGTACTGCCATAGCGACCTACGCCTACGAATGTAACAAATTTGGAGTTCCAGTGGAATGGCGAAGACAGGATGTGTGTC CAATCCAGTGCGAGGAATGCGAAAGATACGACCCCTGCATCAGTCCTTGTGATTTTGACTGTGCCTTGCTCGACCTCGGAAACGGAGAAGGAGGCTGTAACTATACTTGTGTGGAAGGTTGTACTTGTCCACCCGGGCAGTACTACAGAGATGGTGAATGTGTCCAGGACTGCGAGGTCTTCACCACCACCCCACAACCTACCACGACAGAAATATCCACCACAACGGAGGAATCCACAACCTCTCCTCCAGTAACAACCGAGGAGACCACAACCTCTCCTCCAACAACTGAGGAGACCACAACCTCTCCTCCAACAACGGAGGAGACCACAACCTCACCGCAGAGTACCACTGGTCCTCCGTCAACTCCTGAAACACCATCAACGATTT